A single genomic interval of Camelina sativa cultivar DH55 chromosome 11, Cs, whole genome shotgun sequence harbors:
- the LOC104726365 gene encoding ubiquitin carboxyl-terminal hydrolase 23, with protein sequence MEVATTISTELRIQTDRDPSNNNNGSCAVASSTASAVFRKIEFHPARKPFNGFSNGRSDFKIETLNPCSNNNRVLSAPSAKKPEGSDLLENGFDPELTFSITFRKIGAGLQNLGNTCFLNSVLQCLTYTEPLAATLQTVAHQKYCNVAGFCALCAIQKHVRTARQATGRILAPKDLVSNLRCISRNFRNCRQEDAHEYMINLLECMHKCSLPSGVPSESSDAYRRSLVHKIFGGSLRSQVKCEQCSHCSNKFDPFLDLSLDISKADSLQRALLRFTAVELLDDGAKVYQCERCRHKVKARKQLTVSKAPYVLTVHLKRFEAHRSEKIDRKVQFTSAIDMKPFVSGPHEGNLKYTLYGVLVHYGRSSHSGHYACFVRTSSGMWYSLDDNRVFQVSEKTVFDQKAYMLFYVRDRQNAVPKNAVPLVKKESLATNRASLIVSSNTKDQLNGPANGSALLKSCDQSARAGLTQKVLNPKEPQKNPISCVEAKQTLKMVNGSVPIKTCDLAAPTVVIQNDLNTKATFQKEVSLPLANGEGSLVKEDSKVACPILPGKVSPLLNGSTNAQILVNVPVSGAKAENSVEEKNSVHNLIESANSLKVKDVSIGKSPIEAAVLIDQTKGQRPEELATSIELIKSTSVSETLTTPRKSRKRNMKSLQVGLKFFNKALGLRKTKKLKKGRLSSTAVKMISEELLSKKSAADNDQSTSTSSNGNMLVGAVLASDQQQPLGSSDLSKRKRESSILLQKEAVSILTRGVPETVVAKWDEEFSASQKMGSKSEGTSSIGYVADEWDEEYDRGKKKKIRIKEESYEGPNPFQMVASKRLTETERKKKWTQRIPTAKTAFRI encoded by the exons ATGGAGGTTGCTACTACGATCAGCACTGAATTGAGGATCCAAACGGATCGTGATCCGTcgaacaacaacaacggatCTTGCGCCGTTGCTTCTTCCACCGCTTCAGCCGTCTTCAGGAAGATCGAGTTTCATCCCGCTAGGAAACCCTTTAATGGTTTCTCTAATGGTCGTTCTGATTTTAAGATCGAGACTTTGAATCCTTGCTCCAATAACAATCGAGTGTTGTCTGCACCCTCCGCTAAGAAACCTGAAGGTTCCGATTTGTTGGAAAATGGGTTTGATCCTGAGCTTACCTTTAGCATTACCTTCCGCAAAATC ggtgCGGGTTTGCAGAATCTGGGGAatacatgttttctcaattCGGTATTGCAATGTTTGACATACACTGAGCCTTTAGCTGCTACTCTTCAAACCGTTGCGCATCAGAAATATT GTAATGTTGCTGGGTTTTGTGCATTATGTGCGATCCAGAAACATGTCAGGACTGCACGTCAAGCTACTGGCAGAATACTAGCACCAAAAGATTTGGTCTCAAACTTGCGAT GCATTTCCCGAAACTTTAGAAATTGCCGGCAGGAGGATGCACATGAGTACATGATCAATTTGCTTGAATGCATGCACAAGTGTAGTCTCCCTTCTGGTGTACCAAGTGAATCCTCTGATGCTTACAGGAGAAGTTTGGTACACAAAATTTTCGGTGGTAGCCTTCGAAGTCAG GTGAAATGCGAGCAATGTTCCCATTGCTCCAACAAGTTTGATCCATTTCTTGACCTAAGCCTAGACATTTCCAAGGCTGATTCGTTGCAGAGAGCACTTTTACGTTTCACTGCTGTTGAGCTCTTAGATGATGGTGCAAAGGTTTACCAATGTGAAAGATGCAGACACAAAGTCAAGGCTAGAAAGCAGCTAACTGTTTCTAAAGCACCGTATGTTTTAACCGTACATCTTAAGCGGTTTGAAGCACACAGATCCGAAAAAATCGATAGGAAAGTCCAGTTTACCTCTGCAATTGACATGAAACCTTTTGTCAGTGGTCCCCAT GAAGGCAATCTGAAGTACACTCTTTATGGTGTGTTAGTTCATTATGGTCGAAGCAGCCATTCTGGTCACTATGCCTGCTTTGTTCGTACATCAAGTGGCATGTGGTATTCTCTTGATGACAATAGG GTTTTTCAAGTTAGTGAGAAGACTGTGTTTGATCAGAAGGCATATATGCTATTCTATGTTCGTGATAGACAAAATGCTGTCCCTAAGAATGCAGTCCCCTTGGTTAAGAAAGAGAGCCTTGCCACAAACAGAGCATCTTTGATTGTATCTTCTAACACAAAAGATCAATTGAATGGCCCTGCCAATGGTTCAGCACTTTTGAAATCATGTGATCAAAGTGCTCGTGCTGGCTTAACTCAGAAAGTTTTAAATCCCAAAGAGCCTCAGAAAAATCCCATAAGTTGTGTGGAGGCAAAACAGACCCTTAAGATGGTAAATGGTTCAGTACCCATAAAAACCTGTGATCTAGCTGCTCCTACTGTTGTAATTCAGAATGACTTAAATACCAAAGCGACCTTCCAAAAGGAAGTGTCTCTTCCGCTGGCTAATGGGGAAGGATCTTTGGTAAAGGAAGATTCGAAGGTTGCATGTCCAATATTACCAGGGAAGGTGTCTCCTCTCCTGAATGGAAGCACAAATGCTCAAATTCTTGTGAACGTGCCTGTTTCTGGAGCTAAAGCTGAAAATAGTGTTGAAGAGAAAAATTCTGTTCACAATTTGATCGAGTCTGCTAATTCACTGAAG GTTAAAGATGTGTCAATTGGTAAATCACCTATTGAAGCAGCTGTTCTTATTGATCAGACAAAGGGACAGCGCCCGGAAGAATTGGCCACTTCAATTGAGTTGATAAAGTCAACTTCTGTGAGTGAGACTCTCACCACACCAAGAAAGAGTCGCAAGCGTAACATGAAAAGTCTGCAGGTGGGATTAAAATTTTTCAATAAGGCCCTGGGATTACGAAAAACGAAGAAACTGAAAAAGGGGAGATTAAGTAGTACAGCTGTCAAAATGATCTCTGAGGAGCTCCTATCCAAGAAAAGTGCTGCAGATAATGATCAGTCCACGTCAACTAGTAGTAATGGAAATATGTTGGTTGGCGCTGTTCTTGCCTCAGACCAACAACAACCCTTGGGGAGTTCTGACTTGtctaaaagaaagagagagtccTCAATCTTGTTACAGAAAGAAGCTGTGAGCATTCTCACACGGGGTGTGCCAGAGACAGTGG TTGCCAAATGGGATGAGGAGTTTTCTGCTTCACAGAAGATGGGATCAAAGAGTGAAGGCACAAGCAGCATCGGTTATGTAGCAGATGAGTG GGATGAAGAATATGAcagagggaagaaaaagaagataaggatTAAAGAGGAGAGCTATGAAGGGCCTAACCCGTTCCAGATGGTTGCGTCGAAGAGACtaacagagacagagagaaagaagaaatggaCACAACGCATACCTACTGCAAAGACAGCCTTCAGGATATGA